The genomic interval TAGAGGGAGAGAATGCCTCGGGCACCGAATCGATGACCGCGGCGAATTCCTTTTCCGACATTTCGGTCAGGATGCCCGCTTCCTTCATCAGGGCGAGCATCTGGTAGGCGCCCAGCATCAGCCAGGAGCTGACCTCGACGTTGAGCTTTCGTTCGACAAGGCCGTAATCCTGGGCCTGCTTGAGCGAGCGCTGGACGAGCTTGGCGGTCTTCTTCAGGCCGCCCACAAAGACCTTCTTCACCTCGGGGTCGTCGAGCTCGGCCATAACGAGGAAGAGCATCCGGGGATAGACCTGATCTTCCTGAAGGAAGCGGTAGTAGAAGAGAAAGAGCTCGCGGGCCATTTCCTTGGGCCGCTTGGAGGTGCGGAGCATCTCCTGCAGCTTCTCGAACAGAAACTTGTTGGAGCGCTCGAAGGCTTCGAGAAAGAGCGCCTTCTTCGAAGGGAAGTATTTATATAAGAGCGCCTCGGACACGCCGGCTTCCTTGGCGATGTCGCGAACGGTGGTTCCCTGATAACTCTTGGAGGCGAA from Chrysiogenia bacterium carries:
- a CDS encoding TetR/AcrR family transcriptional regulator; translated protein: FASKSYQGTTVRDIAKEAGVSEALLYKYFPSKKALFLEAFERSNKFLFEKLQEMLRTSKRPKEMARELFLFYYRFLQEDQVYPRMLFLVMAELDDPEVKKVFVGGLKKTAKLVQRSLKQAQDYGLVERKLNVEVSSWLMLGAYQMLALMKEAGILTEMSEKEFAAVIDSVPEAFSPSTK